Proteins encoded within one genomic window of Jiangella mangrovi:
- a CDS encoding MarR family transcriptional regulator, with product MATEMPGEAGARDARTDAVIRQLQTLGAEMADLARRFGAAHDIDHSAARALLVLVAAAREGRDVTAGSIGRELGLSSASVTALIDRLVASGHLRREPDPRDRRRVLVRLEPSAAALGPAYFGPLATDMADRLTAYDEHDLDVVQRFLATALEALVAHRERDAAARG from the coding sequence ATGGCGACGGAGATGCCGGGCGAGGCGGGGGCGAGGGACGCGCGCACCGACGCCGTCATCCGGCAGCTCCAGACGCTCGGCGCCGAGATGGCCGACCTCGCTCGCCGCTTCGGCGCCGCCCACGACATCGACCACTCCGCCGCCCGCGCGCTGCTGGTCCTGGTGGCGGCGGCTCGCGAGGGCCGCGACGTCACGGCCGGGAGCATCGGCCGCGAGCTGGGGCTGTCGTCGGCGTCGGTGACGGCGCTGATCGACCGGCTGGTCGCGTCGGGCCACCTGCGCCGCGAGCCCGACCCGCGCGACCGGCGCCGGGTGCTGGTCCGGCTCGAGCCGTCGGCCGCCGCGCTGGGGCCGGCGTACTTCGGGCCGCTCGCCACCGACATGGCGGACCGGCTCACGGCCTACGACGAGCACGACCTCGACGTCGTGCAGCGGTTCCTGGCGACGGCGCTCGAGGCGCTCGTCGCTCACCGGGAGCGTGACGCGGCCGCTCGCGGGTAA
- a CDS encoding fasciclin domain-containing protein has product MKLLTRRVPVLLATAAALTLTLSACGDDGGDDSTAGGNGDSSAAPEDDSAMETPEDEESTPADEMTEEPMAGPVGPGCADYAAQVPDGEGSVEGMSDDPVAVAASNNPILTTLVSAVSGELNPEVNLVDTLNGGEFTVFAPVDDAFAAVDPATLQTLGTDADLLTTVLTYHVVPGQLTPDQVIGEQTTVQGATVTVAGTPDAMTVNDANVVCGGVTTANATVYLIDGVLMPPI; this is encoded by the coding sequence ATGAAGCTCCTGACCAGGCGAGTCCCCGTCCTCCTCGCGACGGCGGCCGCCCTGACCCTGACCCTGTCCGCCTGTGGCGACGACGGCGGCGACGACTCGACCGCCGGCGGCAACGGCGACAGCTCCGCCGCTCCCGAGGACGACTCCGCGATGGAGACGCCCGAGGACGAGGAGAGCACCCCGGCCGACGAGATGACCGAGGAGCCGATGGCCGGTCCGGTCGGCCCGGGCTGCGCCGACTACGCCGCCCAGGTCCCCGACGGCGAGGGCTCGGTCGAGGGCATGTCCGACGACCCGGTCGCCGTGGCCGCGTCGAACAACCCGATCCTCACCACGCTGGTCTCGGCGGTGTCCGGGGAGCTCAACCCGGAGGTGAACCTCGTCGACACCCTCAACGGCGGCGAGTTCACCGTGTTCGCGCCGGTCGACGACGCGTTCGCCGCGGTCGACCCGGCCACGCTGCAGACGCTGGGCACCGACGCCGACCTGCTGACGACGGTGCTGACGTACCACGTGGTGCCCGGTCAGCTGACGCCCGACCAGGTGATCGGTGAGCAGACCACCGTCCAGGGTGCGACCGTGACCGTGGCCGGCACGCCGGACGCGATGACCGTCAACGACGCCAACGTCGTCTGCGGCGGTGTCACGACGGCCAACGCCACCGTCTACCTCATCGACGGCGTCCTGATGCCGCCGATCTGA
- a CDS encoding molybdopterin-dependent oxidoreductase, with amino-acid sequence MTATTHRWRTRGLAALAGIAAGGLTLGVGELVAALVVEPAAAPFLAVGNTFVDLTPEWLKSFAIRTFGENDKQVLLAGMAVVLLVVSAAGGLLELWRRWAGVTVLAVLGAVAAAAALNRPTADAAWALPTAAGAVAGAAALTLLVGRLRTRAADADPRVSGESVSAARPPQRPQPPRRQVLLLTAAVAGLAVVMALGGRRFGQTLAEVRDARDALRLPAPADPAPAVPAGTAVDVEGATPFTTSNRDFYRVDTALDVPKVVPDEWRLRIHGLVERELELDFDDVLELDLVERMITLTCVSNEVGGELAGNAVWLGYPLADLLARARPADDADMLLSTSVDGFTASTPLDVITDGRDAMLAIGMNGEPLPVEHGFPARLVVPGLYGYVSATKWVTDLELTRFDRATAYWTDRGWAAKAPIKTASRIDVPGSFADVTAGRTVVAGTAWAQHRGVRAVEVRVDDGDWQAAELAAEASVDTWRQWFWEWDAEPGNHTLRVRATDGAGEVQTDEQAPPFPDGSSGWHSVVVRVS; translated from the coding sequence ATGACCGCGACGACGCACCGCTGGCGCACCCGAGGCCTGGCCGCCCTGGCCGGGATCGCGGCGGGCGGGCTGACGCTGGGCGTCGGCGAGCTGGTCGCGGCCCTGGTCGTCGAACCGGCCGCCGCGCCGTTCCTGGCCGTCGGCAACACGTTCGTCGATCTCACGCCGGAGTGGCTGAAGAGCTTCGCGATCCGCACGTTCGGCGAGAACGACAAGCAGGTCCTGCTGGCCGGCATGGCCGTCGTCCTGCTGGTCGTGTCGGCGGCGGGCGGGCTGCTGGAGCTCTGGCGCCGCTGGGCCGGCGTGACGGTGCTGGCCGTTCTCGGTGCGGTGGCCGCCGCTGCTGCCCTGAACCGCCCGACGGCAGACGCGGCCTGGGCGCTCCCTACCGCCGCGGGAGCCGTCGCCGGTGCCGCCGCGCTCACCCTCCTCGTGGGCCGGCTGCGGACCCGTGCGGCGGATGCGGATCCGAGGGTCTCGGGGGAGTCCGTATCCGCCGCACGGCCGCCGCAGCGGCCGCAGCCGCCGCGCCGCCAGGTCCTGCTGTTGACGGCGGCCGTGGCGGGACTGGCCGTGGTGATGGCGCTCGGCGGGCGGCGGTTCGGGCAGACGCTGGCCGAGGTCCGCGATGCCCGTGACGCGCTGCGGCTGCCGGCACCGGCCGACCCGGCGCCGGCGGTCCCGGCCGGTACCGCCGTCGACGTCGAGGGGGCGACGCCGTTCACCACCTCGAACCGCGACTTCTACCGCGTCGACACCGCCCTGGACGTCCCCAAGGTCGTCCCCGACGAGTGGCGGCTGCGCATCCACGGGCTGGTCGAGCGCGAGCTGGAGCTGGACTTCGACGACGTCCTCGAGCTGGACCTGGTCGAGCGGATGATCACGCTGACCTGCGTCTCGAACGAGGTCGGCGGTGAGCTGGCCGGCAACGCCGTCTGGCTCGGGTACCCGCTGGCCGACCTGCTGGCCCGCGCGCGTCCGGCCGACGACGCGGACATGCTCCTCTCGACCAGCGTCGACGGCTTCACGGCGAGCACGCCCTTGGACGTCATCACCGACGGGCGCGACGCGATGCTGGCCATCGGCATGAACGGCGAGCCGCTGCCGGTGGAGCACGGCTTCCCGGCCCGCCTCGTGGTGCCCGGCCTGTACGGCTACGTGTCGGCGACGAAGTGGGTCACCGACCTCGAGCTGACCCGGTTCGACCGCGCCACCGCCTACTGGACCGACCGCGGCTGGGCCGCGAAGGCGCCGATCAAGACCGCGTCGCGCATCGACGTCCCCGGCTCGTTCGCGGACGTGACCGCCGGGCGCACCGTCGTCGCCGGGACCGCCTGGGCGCAGCACCGCGGCGTGCGAGCCGTCGAGGTGCGGGTCGACGACGGCGACTGGCAGGCCGCCGAGCTGGCCGCCGAGGCCTCGGTCGACACCTGGCGCCAGTGGTTCTGGGAGTGGGACGCCGAGCCGGGCAACCACACCCTGCGGGTCCGTGCGACCGACGGCGCGGGCGAGGTCCAGACCGACGAGCAGGCGCCGCCGTTCCCGGACGGATCGAGCGGCTGGCATTCGGTGGTGGTGCGCGTGAGCTGA
- a CDS encoding Uma2 family endonuclease, translating into MVVVDMPAVELPTGPRWWTFDDLLELPESDWRFEIVDGGLLMTPGPGLWHESVSDFLRARLRAALPPGLRILGPVTVDIDPTFLIPDLMVLPHDVVRRGGAKAMAAEALLVIEIVSPGSVSIDRILKPAKYAEAGIPHFWRVEFQPELSLTAYALPEGTSAYTEVGTWTAGQTAPIRAPFEVDIEIAELAPDR; encoded by the coding sequence ATGGTGGTGGTCGACATGCCCGCGGTCGAACTCCCGACCGGTCCGCGATGGTGGACGTTCGACGATCTCCTCGAGCTGCCCGAATCCGACTGGCGGTTCGAGATCGTCGACGGCGGTCTGCTCATGACCCCGGGGCCGGGCCTCTGGCACGAGTCCGTGTCGGACTTCCTGCGGGCACGGCTCCGCGCTGCGCTGCCGCCCGGCTTACGCATCCTCGGCCCGGTCACGGTCGACATCGACCCGACCTTCCTGATCCCCGATCTCATGGTGCTGCCCCACGATGTCGTTCGCCGCGGCGGTGCGAAGGCCATGGCCGCCGAGGCGCTCCTCGTCATCGAGATCGTCTCGCCGGGGTCGGTCTCCATCGACCGCATCCTCAAGCCGGCCAAGTACGCCGAGGCGGGCATCCCGCACTTCTGGCGGGTCGAGTTCCAGCCCGAGCTCAGCCTCACGGCGTACGCGCTGCCCGAGGGCACTTCCGCCTACACCGAGGTGGGCACCTGGACGGCCGGACAGACGGCACCCATCCGGGCGCCGTTCGAGGTCGACATCGAGATCGCGGAACTCGCTCCGGACCGTTGA
- a CDS encoding ABC transporter transmembrane domain-containing protein — MPSRTASARPSDQSSTRPSPPSTPSLTVASAEPSQPPGTFRRLAPYLLRHRGTLIVSVVVALAWAVAVAAVPVTQGRVVDDAITERSAPLMPMIVLLIGLAVARFVLSSWWRYTGGKTAFSIQDDLRRDVYDTLQRLDFTGHAQLQSGQLVSRISGDLRYVLMLLTWIPQVAATLVSSLLAVVVMFTLSPLVAALVVAVIVVVFVVTNRQRRQVYAAGWDAQDREAEMTSRVEEAVTGVRVVRAFGQQPAETARLHRSLLDMFDARVRAVRLRAPFMASLQGAPLFGQVLVLLAGGLLVIEGHLTIGVFLACTGYLAELIGAARVAGMVLTNAPLCRAATERVGELLDLRAEITEPLRPVDVHERGGAVSFHRVRFAYADGDGHQVLRGFTLDVRPGETVALVGPSGCGKSTALSMLPRFFDADAGTITVDGIDTRRWSLPELRRRIGVVFENSFLFSDTIAANIAYGKPDASLDEIRAAARAAAADEFVEALPDGYDTVVGEQGITLSGGQRQRVALARALLSEPDILLLDDATSSVDVKVEERIHANLEPFLAARTVLLVAYRESTLRLADRVVLVDDGRVVDEGGHAELLERNALYRDLFGDGPGTDAAADRPADLMSHARSGRFEATASAWESRQDATGSLPGLQLAVPPAVAARIAALPPPADPPGVDLERENDARGPLRLPSFLRPYIGGLLVGLALVVLEAAITLVNPMLVQRAVDDGMRAGSESVLLWICAAAAVLVALLWLDQRTGYLWTTRSTERLLLAMRVRIFGQLQRLGIDFYDRTQAGRVMTRMTSDVDSIAQLFQVGLINAVVSVATFAGMTLVVVALDPMLALVVLGVVPFAGAVTWWYRRRASVAYDDARELLSSLNADVQESMAGIRVTHAFRREAVNLGRFAGLGRQYVGASLRGLYATSVYVAAIELLSVLAIAAVLWVGAQRIEAGTLALGTLIAFLLYLAQVFAPVQQLSAVFDVYQRARTGLVRVRALLALETSTPVRPDAAQVDAVAGDLRFEQVRLRYASAATDALRDVDLHVPAGQRVAFVGRTGAGKSTLSKLVARFYDPTEGTVLVDDRPLDGLDVTSYRGHLGYVPQEPFLFSRTIRDNIAYARPDASDAEVEAAARAVGAHEFITRLPGGYHHVVAERGRSLSAGQRQLVCLARALLGDPSILILDEATSNLDLASERKVNQAMRVASAGRTTIVVTHRPQSLHWVDRVIEVADGRIATDEPAPRYVARVLTRAS, encoded by the coding sequence GTGCCCAGCCGCACCGCGTCCGCGCGTCCCTCAGATCAGTCCTCCACCCGGCCGTCACCGCCTTCAACGCCGTCGCTGACCGTCGCGTCAGCCGAACCCTCACAGCCACCCGGCACCTTCCGCCGGCTCGCTCCCTACCTCCTCCGCCACCGCGGCACGCTGATCGTCTCGGTCGTCGTCGCGCTGGCCTGGGCGGTCGCCGTCGCCGCCGTTCCCGTCACGCAGGGCCGCGTCGTCGACGACGCGATCACCGAGCGTTCCGCCCCGCTCATGCCGATGATCGTGCTGCTCATCGGCCTGGCCGTCGCCCGCTTCGTGCTGTCGAGCTGGTGGCGCTACACCGGCGGCAAGACCGCCTTCAGCATCCAGGACGACCTGCGCCGCGACGTGTACGACACGCTGCAGCGCCTCGACTTCACCGGCCACGCACAGCTGCAGAGCGGCCAGCTGGTGTCGCGCATCAGCGGCGACCTGCGCTACGTGCTCATGCTGCTGACCTGGATCCCGCAGGTGGCGGCCACGCTGGTGTCGTCGCTGCTCGCAGTGGTCGTGATGTTCACCCTGTCCCCACTGGTCGCGGCCCTCGTCGTCGCGGTCATCGTCGTCGTGTTCGTGGTCACCAACCGGCAGCGCCGCCAGGTGTATGCGGCGGGCTGGGACGCCCAGGACCGCGAGGCGGAGATGACCTCCCGCGTCGAGGAGGCCGTCACCGGCGTCCGCGTGGTGCGGGCGTTCGGCCAGCAGCCGGCCGAGACCGCGCGGCTGCACCGCTCGCTGCTCGACATGTTCGACGCGCGGGTCCGGGCCGTGCGGCTGCGCGCCCCGTTCATGGCGTCGCTGCAGGGCGCGCCGCTCTTCGGCCAGGTGCTGGTGCTGCTGGCCGGCGGGCTGCTGGTCATCGAGGGCCACCTGACCATTGGCGTGTTCCTGGCCTGCACCGGCTACCTCGCCGAGCTCATCGGCGCCGCGCGCGTGGCCGGCATGGTGCTCACCAACGCGCCGCTGTGCCGGGCGGCCACGGAGCGGGTCGGCGAGCTGCTGGACCTGCGGGCCGAGATCACCGAGCCGCTCCGGCCGGTCGACGTGCACGAGCGCGGCGGCGCGGTCTCGTTCCACCGGGTGCGCTTCGCCTACGCCGACGGCGACGGCCACCAGGTGCTGCGCGGCTTCACCCTCGACGTCCGGCCGGGCGAGACGGTCGCGCTGGTCGGGCCGTCCGGGTGCGGGAAGTCGACCGCGCTGTCCATGCTGCCGCGGTTCTTCGACGCCGACGCCGGCACCATCACCGTCGACGGCATCGACACGCGCCGCTGGTCGCTGCCGGAGCTGCGCCGTCGCATCGGCGTCGTGTTCGAGAACAGCTTCCTCTTCTCCGACACCATCGCCGCGAACATCGCCTACGGGAAGCCGGACGCGAGCCTCGACGAGATCCGGGCGGCCGCCCGGGCCGCCGCGGCCGACGAGTTCGTCGAGGCGCTGCCCGACGGCTACGACACCGTCGTCGGCGAGCAGGGCATCACGCTCTCCGGCGGGCAGCGCCAGCGGGTCGCGCTGGCCCGGGCGCTGCTGTCCGAGCCGGACATCCTGCTGCTCGACGACGCCACCTCCTCGGTCGACGTCAAGGTCGAGGAGCGCATCCACGCCAACCTCGAGCCGTTCCTGGCCGCGCGGACGGTGCTGCTGGTCGCCTACCGCGAGTCCACGCTGCGGCTGGCCGACCGCGTCGTGCTGGTCGACGACGGCCGCGTGGTGGACGAGGGCGGGCACGCCGAGCTGCTCGAGCGCAACGCCCTGTACCGCGACCTGTTCGGCGACGGTCCCGGCACGGACGCCGCCGCGGACCGGCCCGCCGACCTCATGTCGCACGCGCGGTCCGGCCGCTTCGAGGCGACGGCGTCGGCGTGGGAGTCGCGGCAGGACGCCACCGGCTCGCTGCCGGGGCTGCAACTGGCGGTCCCGCCCGCGGTGGCGGCCCGGATCGCCGCGCTGCCGCCGCCGGCCGACCCGCCCGGCGTCGACCTCGAGCGCGAGAACGACGCCCGCGGCCCGCTGCGGCTGCCGTCGTTCCTGCGGCCGTACATCGGCGGCCTGCTGGTCGGGCTGGCGCTGGTGGTGCTCGAGGCGGCCATCACGCTGGTCAACCCCATGCTGGTGCAGCGGGCGGTCGACGACGGCATGCGGGCCGGCTCGGAGTCCGTGCTGCTCTGGATCTGCGCCGCGGCGGCGGTGCTGGTGGCGCTGCTCTGGCTCGACCAGCGCACCGGCTACCTGTGGACGACGCGCAGCACCGAGCGACTGTTGCTGGCCATGCGGGTGCGGATCTTCGGGCAGCTGCAGCGGCTGGGCATCGACTTCTACGACCGCACCCAGGCGGGGCGCGTCATGACCCGCATGACGTCCGACGTCGACTCGATCGCCCAGCTGTTCCAGGTCGGGCTGATCAACGCCGTCGTCAGCGTGGCGACGTTCGCCGGCATGACGCTGGTGGTCGTCGCCCTGGACCCGATGCTGGCCCTGGTGGTGCTGGGTGTCGTGCCGTTCGCGGGCGCCGTCACCTGGTGGTACCGGCGGCGCGCCTCGGTGGCCTACGACGACGCCCGTGAGCTGCTCTCCTCGCTCAACGCCGACGTGCAGGAGAGCATGGCCGGCATCCGGGTCACGCACGCGTTCCGGCGCGAGGCCGTCAACCTCGGGCGGTTCGCCGGGCTCGGCCGCCAGTACGTCGGAGCCAGCCTGCGCGGGCTGTACGCGACGTCGGTGTACGTGGCCGCCATCGAGCTGCTCTCGGTGCTGGCCATCGCGGCGGTGCTCTGGGTGGGCGCGCAGCGCATCGAGGCCGGCACGCTGGCCCTCGGCACGCTGATCGCGTTCCTGCTGTACCTCGCCCAGGTGTTCGCGCCGGTGCAGCAGCTGTCGGCGGTGTTCGACGTGTACCAGCGGGCCCGCACCGGGCTGGTCCGGGTGCGCGCGCTCCTGGCGCTGGAGACGTCGACGCCGGTCCGCCCGGACGCCGCGCAGGTCGACGCCGTCGCCGGTGACCTGCGCTTCGAGCAGGTGCGGCTGCGCTATGCCAGCGCCGCCACCGATGCCCTGCGAGACGTCGACCTGCACGTGCCGGCCGGCCAGCGCGTGGCGTTCGTCGGGCGCACCGGCGCGGGCAAGTCGACGCTGTCGAAGCTGGTGGCACGGTTCTACGACCCGACCGAGGGGACGGTCCTGGTCGACGACCGACCGCTCGACGGTCTCGACGTCACCAGTTACCGGGGGCATCTGGGCTACGTGCCGCAGGAGCCGTTCCTGTTCTCGCGCACCATCCGCGACAACATCGCCTACGCCCGTCCGGACGCCAGCGACGCCGAGGTCGAGGCGGCCGCCCGGGCCGTGGGGGCGCACGAGTTCATCACCCGGCTGCCCGGTGGGTACCACCACGTCGTGGCCGAACGGGGCCGCTCCCTCTCGGCCGGCCAGCGCCAGCTGGTCTGCCTGGCCCGGGCACTGCTCGGCGACCCGTCGATCCTCATCCTCGACGAGGCCACGTCCAACCTCGACCTCGCCAGCGAGCGCAAGGTCAACCAGGCCATGCGCGTGGCGTCGGCCGGCCGCACCACGATCGTCGTCACGCACCGGCCGCAGTCCCTGCACTGGGTCGACCGCGTCATCGAAGTAGCGGACGGTCGCATCGCCACGGACGAGCCGGCACCGAGATATGTCGCCCGGGTCCTCACCCGAGCGAGCTGA
- a CDS encoding TIM barrel protein, which yields MAQDHRLSRRRLITISAGTLAAAAIAPAVPTLAGAAVQNVPNPLLPPGKRGTILYTQRDATARRGIWNNPAPTMGQLGGPNFPTDPNDLGPTVPLPGGFREVFLFLADAGFKQVEFAGYSQHAENQGGNVPPLTQGSTLLRQNFPAYLNYARTLRGFLDEAGLEAIGNHGFIPNSWPGGPNGGMTADDYDRFQVELEFASILGMPFMGTGGDPTGGGAKEAWDLAGQKWEAINDLSWNGHRIRMYPHNHADAYGFLQDGPMVQVTVDRVTGAPLPQPQMVRGESGIRRMQYYLDITPSTKCLCEIDIYWAHSAQHRFRWYYDWEGQRRESIFSPIDQIAAQPLRYPLYHAKDGERREEQPPGTGEGYRMIPFGDPRSDIDYDAIFRRHRPRGYHNPNYEDDTAPGGAGDPGRSLRHAVISGTNMSNMQR from the coding sequence ATGGCTCAGGACCACAGGTTGAGCCGGCGCCGGCTGATCACGATCAGCGCCGGCACGCTGGCCGCGGCGGCCATCGCGCCGGCCGTGCCGACACTGGCCGGAGCGGCGGTGCAGAACGTGCCGAACCCGCTGCTGCCCCCGGGCAAGCGCGGCACCATCCTGTACACCCAGCGCGACGCCACCGCGCGGCGCGGCATCTGGAACAACCCGGCGCCCACCATGGGCCAGCTCGGCGGCCCCAACTTCCCCACCGACCCGAACGACCTCGGCCCCACAGTGCCGCTGCCCGGCGGCTTCCGCGAGGTCTTCCTGTTCCTCGCCGACGCCGGCTTCAAGCAGGTGGAGTTCGCCGGCTACAGCCAGCACGCCGAGAACCAGGGCGGCAACGTCCCGCCGCTCACCCAGGGCAGCACGCTGCTGCGGCAGAACTTCCCCGCCTACCTGAACTACGCGCGGACGCTGCGTGGCTTCCTCGACGAGGCCGGCCTCGAGGCCATCGGCAACCACGGCTTCATCCCGAACAGCTGGCCCGGCGGCCCCAACGGCGGCATGACCGCCGACGACTACGACCGCTTCCAGGTCGAGCTCGAGTTCGCCTCGATCCTCGGCATGCCGTTCATGGGCACCGGCGGCGACCCCACCGGCGGCGGCGCCAAGGAGGCGTGGGACCTCGCGGGCCAGAAGTGGGAGGCGATCAACGACCTCTCCTGGAACGGCCACCGCATCCGCATGTACCCGCACAACCACGCCGACGCCTACGGCTTCCTGCAGGACGGCCCCATGGTCCAGGTGACGGTCGACCGCGTCACCGGCGCGCCGCTGCCGCAGCCGCAGATGGTGCGCGGCGAGTCCGGCATCCGCCGGATGCAGTACTACCTGGACATCACCCCCAGCACCAAGTGCCTCTGCGAGATCGACATCTACTGGGCGCACTCGGCCCAGCACCGGTTCCGCTGGTACTACGACTGGGAGGGCCAGCGCCGCGAGAGCATCTTCAGCCCGATCGACCAGATCGCGGCGCAGCCGCTGCGCTACCCGCTCTACCACGCCAAGGACGGCGAGCGCCGCGAGGAGCAGCCGCCCGGCACCGGCGAGGGCTACCGGATGATCCCGTTCGGCGACCCGCGCAGCGACATCGACTACGACGCGATCTTCCGCCGGCACCGTCCGCGCGGCTACCACAACCCGAACTACGAGGACGACACCGCTCCCGGCGGCGCGGGTGACCCCGGCCGCTCGCTGCGCCACGCCGTCATCAGCGGCACCAACATGAGCAACATGCAGCGCTGA
- a CDS encoding FCD domain-containing protein: MRTHELVLRQVEADLAAGKLRLGDRLPGERALAGQLGVSRPSVREAIRVLEAMGVVRTAVGSGPDAGAVIVADPASPLTATLRLHLATSHLPMGDIVQTRVLLESWAVREAAGRAEPDQLAAAGALLDAMDDPELPRERFHLLDAEFHVALATLAGNVLVSTIMASLREAIHGYVMAAAPNLPDWPSAAAGLRAQHRAVLAAVTGGDGDTAAQLVAEHIEGFYRASRLA, translated from the coding sequence GTGAGAACTCACGAGCTCGTGCTGCGCCAGGTCGAGGCCGACCTCGCCGCGGGGAAGCTGCGGCTGGGCGACCGGCTGCCCGGCGAACGTGCCCTGGCCGGGCAGCTCGGCGTCAGCCGCCCCTCGGTCCGCGAGGCGATCCGCGTGCTCGAGGCCATGGGGGTGGTCCGGACGGCGGTCGGCTCCGGCCCCGACGCGGGTGCGGTCATCGTCGCCGACCCCGCCTCCCCGCTGACGGCGACGCTGCGGCTGCACCTGGCGACCAGCCATCTGCCCATGGGCGACATCGTCCAGACCCGGGTGCTGCTCGAGTCGTGGGCGGTGCGCGAGGCGGCCGGCCGGGCCGAGCCGGACCAGCTGGCCGCGGCCGGGGCGCTGCTCGATGCCATGGACGACCCCGAGCTGCCGCGCGAGCGCTTCCACCTGCTCGACGCGGAGTTCCACGTCGCGCTGGCGACGCTCGCCGGCAACGTGCTGGTGTCGACGATCATGGCGTCGCTGCGCGAGGCGATCCACGGCTACGTCATGGCGGCCGCCCCGAACCTCCCCGACTGGCCGTCGGCCGCGGCCGGGCTGCGCGCCCAGCACCGGGCCGTGCTCGCGGCGGTCACCGGCGGCGACGGCGACACCGCGGCCCAGCTGGTGGCCGAGCACATCGAGGGCTTCTACCGCGCGTCGCGCCTGGCCTGA
- a CDS encoding alpha-hydroxy acid oxidase, whose amino-acid sequence MTERQLPRWSELKPLLRAKPPVLNPTDRRLAKALTIADLRRIARLRTPRSVFDYTDGAAEAEISLRRARSLFRQLEFRPSILHDVSEVDTTTTMLGQPAAQPFAFAPTGFTRMMNHEGETAVARVAERIGIPYSLSTMGTTSIEDVAAAAPRARKWFQLYVWKDRSAGEDLVKRAANAGFEGLMLTVDVPVAGARLRDVRNGFTIPPSLTAKTVLDAAAHPAWWMNLLTTKPLQFASLTSWKGTIAELLNLLFDPTMTIDDLAWLRSIWSGPLIVKGIQTVDDAKRVVDAGADAIVLSNHGGRQLDRAPVPLRILPEVAAAVGGQTEIYLDTGIMSGADIVAAKALGADACLVGRAYLYGLMAGGERGVARAAEILTTEVRRTMALLGARTVDDLNPDHVRLP is encoded by the coding sequence ATGACCGAACGGCAACTCCCCCGCTGGTCCGAGCTCAAGCCGCTGCTGCGCGCGAAGCCGCCGGTGCTCAACCCGACGGACCGGCGGCTGGCGAAGGCGCTGACCATCGCCGACCTGCGCCGCATCGCCCGGCTGCGCACGCCGCGGTCGGTCTTCGACTACACCGACGGCGCGGCCGAGGCCGAGATCAGCCTGCGCCGGGCCCGGTCGCTGTTCAGGCAGCTGGAGTTCCGGCCGTCGATCCTGCACGACGTGTCCGAGGTCGACACCACGACGACCATGCTCGGGCAGCCGGCCGCGCAGCCCTTCGCGTTCGCCCCCACCGGCTTCACCCGGATGATGAACCACGAGGGCGAGACCGCCGTGGCCCGGGTCGCCGAGCGGATCGGCATCCCCTACTCGCTGTCGACCATGGGCACCACGTCCATCGAGGACGTCGCCGCCGCGGCGCCGCGGGCGCGCAAGTGGTTCCAGCTCTACGTGTGGAAGGACCGCTCGGCCGGCGAGGACCTGGTGAAGCGGGCCGCGAACGCCGGGTTCGAGGGGCTCATGCTCACCGTCGACGTCCCGGTGGCCGGCGCCCGGCTGCGCGACGTCCGCAACGGGTTCACCATCCCGCCGTCGCTGACCGCGAAGACCGTGCTCGACGCCGCGGCGCACCCGGCCTGGTGGATGAACCTGCTGACGACGAAGCCGCTGCAGTTCGCCTCGCTGACGTCGTGGAAGGGCACCATCGCGGAGCTGCTGAACCTGCTCTTCGACCCGACCATGACCATCGACGACCTCGCCTGGCTGCGCTCCATCTGGTCCGGCCCGCTCATCGTCAAGGGCATCCAGACCGTCGACGACGCCAAGCGGGTGGTCGACGCCGGCGCCGACGCCATCGTGCTGTCCAACCACGGTGGCCGCCAGCTCGACCGCGCGCCGGTGCCCCTGCGCATCCTGCCCGAGGTCGCGGCCGCGGTCGGCGGGCAGACCGAGATCTACCTCGACACCGGCATCATGAGCGGCGCCGACATCGTGGCGGCCAAGGCGCTGGGCGCCGACGCCTGCCTGGTCGGGCGCGCCTACCTGTACGGGCTGATGGCCGGCGGCGAGCGCGGCGTCGCGCGGGCCGCCGAGATCCTCACCACCGAGGTGCGCCGCACCATGGCGTTGCTCGGCGCCCGCACCGTCGACGACCTGAACCCGGATCACGTCCGGCTCCCCTGA